Below is a window of Bacteroidales bacterium DNA.
AGACAATGCGTGAGTCGGAAATAAAAACGCTTGTGCGAGATGCTGAACTAAATTGGCTAAAGCATCAAATAAATCCACATTTCCTATTTAACAGTTTAAATTCTATCAGTTCGCTAACCATGTCCAACCCTGAAAAGGCGCAGGAAATGGTAATTCGACTATCCGATTTACTTAGATATTCTCTAAAGCAATCATCGCAAAGCTTTGTATCAATAAGTGATGAAATTTTAAATTGTGTTAAATATCTTGAAATAGAAAAAGTTAGATTTGGTAAAAGGTTGAACTACAATATCACTGCTCCTGATGGTGTAATGAATTTCCAAGTTCCTGCAATGATATTACAACCACTCTTCGAAAATGCGATTAAGCATGGAATTGCCAGTTCATCGGAACAGGGAGAGGTAAAAGCAGTTTTTGAATCAAACCAAAACTTCCTTAAAATCATCATTTCGAATACAATGCCCGAAGAGAGCCAAAATGCGAAGGGAATGGGTGTTGGTTTGGTTAATATATCACGAAGATTAAGTCTACTTTTTGCTCAAAATGACTTGTTAAAGTCGAATATTGTTGATAGCAATTATGTTGTTGAAGTTACAATTCCAAAGTTAAACAGATAATACACAGCGATTATGAAGGCAATTATCATTGAAGATGAAGAACCTGCTCGCGATTTGCTCAGGAAATATCTTGAACCATTCACTGATATTGAGATAATTGGGGAATATATCGATGGTTATGAGGGAGCAAAGGCTATCAATAAGCTAAAGCCCGATGTGGTTTTCCTTGACATTCAACTACCCAGATTAACTGGTATTGAAGTTCTTGAACTTCTGGAACATGCTCCAATGCTTATTTTCACAACTGCTTACGATGAATACGCCCTAAAAGCTTTCGAGAAGAATGCAGTTGATTATCTTTTGAAGCCTTTCTCAAGGGATAGATTCTCACAGGCAATAGAGCGAGCCAAATCAAGGATTTCCACGCAACCAAATACCGAGCAAAGCATTCAGCAATTGGCAGAGAATCTTACAACCGAATCACATCTAACTCGAATTGTAGTAAAATCGCCAAAGGCGATGAATGTTATTCCAGTCGATGATATCCTCTACCTCGAAGCGCAGGACGATTACGTTATGATTCATACTTCCGAATCGAGGCATATGAAAAAACAAACAATGAAGTATTTCGAGGATAGGTTAAATCCCGATCAGTTCGTTCGCATTCATCGTTCATTTATTGCAAATGTTAGCCATATCACTAAATTGGAGCCATACTCAAAGGATGCTTTTATTGCTGTACTCAAGAATGGAGCGAAACTTAATGTAAGTAATTCAGGTTATAAAGCCTTGAAGGAGCGATTGTCGTTCTAATTTAATATCTTATATCATTTTAAATCCATTCAAGGATTAATTGATACTTTATAATATCTAATAAAAATAGGCTAAAGTAAATTTTGAGGTGCTGGAGAAAGGTCTTAGTTTTGTGTTATCCATCATTGTAAAAATCAATTTTAAAAACCTTATCATTTATCAAAAAACCTTAGTAGAAAAGAGGTTACAACAATGATTCAACCTTATTATTAAATAAAATGAAAATTGAGTACAACAATTTATACACCCATTTTATATTTACAACCTTGCATCGGGTTCCTCTTATTTCTGAAAAATTTCGGGAGCGAATTGAAAAATATATTACAGGAATAGTTAACAATAACGATTCCCAATTGTATGCCATATATGCAAATACTGAACATGTTCATTTTCTTATCTCTCGTTCACCGAAATTATCCGAAGAAAGTTTGGCTTCCATTGTTGCTGAAAGTTCTCAACGATTCATAAACCAAAATAATCTTTGTGACAACAATTTGTCTGGCAAGAATCTGCATCTGCCTTTTCAGTATCAAAATCGGATGTTGACAGAGTTTGTAAATACATTCTTAATCAAGCGGAACATCATCGTAAAGTAAGTTTCTCAGAAGAGTATGATGAATTTATTAAGTATTACCAAAAAACCTTACAACCTTCAAAGAAGTAACAATGATTTTGAATACTTTATAATTTATAAAAAATCTAAGTAAAATTTTATAAGGTAATAAGGTTATAAAGATGCGGTTAACCATTTTTCTACTAAGGTAGAAGAGGAAAAGGGAAATAAGTTTTTTTCGATTAACGCCACAAATCTTTCCAGCACCTCAAAATTTACTTTAACCTAAAAAAACACCAAGCAACCTTTTTCCTAAACCAATCACCTAGGAAGTAAACAATTTGGAATTATTTTTGTAGATAATTGTAATTGCTTGTACCTTTCAGCGTTTTTGTAAAAATATTATGAGTATGGCACCTCGATATCGTAACTTAAAGTTTAAACTCCTTATCGTTTTTACTCTTTTCATTAGTGTATATGCAAACGCTCAATACTTTGGACGTAACAAACCGCTTTATAAACGGTTTGATTACAATGTATACCAAACCCCAAATTTTGAAATTTACCACTATTTCAAAAACGATTCTTTAGTTAATCGCATATCGCAAACTGCCGAGAAATGGTACTGGATGCACTACCAAGTATTTCGTGACTCTATAAAGAAAAAAAATCCCTTAATCATCTATCCTAACCAAGGAGATTTCCAGCAAACCACGGCTATATCCGGAATAATTGGCATTGGAACAGGCGGTGTTACTGAGGCATTAAAAAACAGGGTTATTCTTCCAGTTACCGAAACATGGGCTCAAACAGAGCACGTGCTGGGTCATGAACTCGTACATGCGTTCCAATACAACTCCTTAATTAACGGCGACTCAACCTCTTTAAACTCCGTTCGCAATCTCCCACTTTGGATGGTGGAAGGGATGGCTGAATATCTCTCGATTGGCAGTGTCGATTACCTAACTGCAATGTGGATGAGGGATGCCGTTCTTAACGATTATCTACCCACCCTTGAGCTTATGACAAGGGATCAAAGTACATATTTCCCATACCGTTACGGTCAAGCATTTTGGGCTTTTGTTGGCAGAACATTTGGCGACAGCCTAATAAATCCAATATTCAAAGAAACAGCCAAGCGAGGATACGATTGGGCTTTAAGACGCTACGTTGGAATGGATGAGAAAACATTCTCAAATATCTGGATACAGGTTAACAAGGATTTCTATAAAAAGGTGATGAAAGATTCGGTTGATACACCAGCCGGAAACAGAACCATTTTTGAAAAAAATGCAGGTGAAATCAACATCTCCCCATCAGTTAGCCCCGATGGTCGTTATGTTGCCTTTTACTCGGAAAAAGATTTATTCTCCATCGATCTGTTTCTAGCCAATGCCGCTAGTGGTAGGATAATCAGAAAACTTTCAAGCACCGTTCATGAGAATGAAATTGATGCTCTAAATTTTATCGAATCGGCTGGAACATGGTCGCCCGATAGCAAACAATTTGCATTTGTAGCCTTCAGCAAGGGGAAAAACAAATTGCTTATTGTTGATGTCTTTAACGAAAAATTGGTTAAAGAATTTCTAATTCCAGGAGTACCCGCTTTCAACTACCCTGCATGGTCGCCTGATGGTGAAACAATTGTTGTATCGGGTTTAGTTGAAGGCATAAATGACCTATACTCATATAATTTAAAAACTGGTGAGGTAAAGAATTTAACTAACGATATTTGGTGCAACATTCACCCATCATGGTCTCCCGATGGACGCTATATTGTTTTCTCAACCGATCAACCCACGGAAGAGGATAAAAAGAATAACCGTAGAGTTGGTTACTATATCGCAATTTATGATAGCCAAACAGGTTTAACAAAAGTTCGCCCATTCTTCCCCGGAGCAGAAAATCTTAACCCCATGTTTTCTAGCAATGGAAAATCTATTTACTTCCTATCCAATAGCGATGGTTTTAGAAACCTTTATACCTACAACCTTGAATCTGGTGAAGTATACCGTCAAACTAGGATTTTAACGGGTATTAGCGGTATGACACCGCTTGCTCCAGCCATGAGTCTGGCTCGCGAAACAAACGAAATAACCTATTCGTACTATTTTAAAGGACACTACTCCATATACACTGCCGATACTATCGATTTCTCGCCCATTAAAGTGAATCCAGATTCTGTGGATTTTACAGCATCAATACTTCCCCCATTCAACAGAGCTGTTCCGGGAATTATCGATAATTATCTGAGCAACATGAGTAAATTATCTAAAACCCCCATAGATTCTTTCAAAACCATTCCTTTCAAACCCAAATTCAAACTCGATTACATCTCAAATATTGGTATGGGAATATCTACAAGTCAATATGGAACGGGTATGCAAGGAGGTGTTGAGATGCTTTTCAGTGATATTACTGGATCACACCAAATTTACACTGGGCTTGCCTTAAATGGAGAGATTTATGACTTTGGAGGACAAGTATCATATATGAATCAGAAGAATAGAATTTTCTGGGGATTATCCGTTTCACATATCCCTTATTCAATGGGCTACCAAGATCTTCCATATATTGATACTACTACATTCAATCAACCTACATGGGTATATCGGCTTCAATATATTAGAATGTTTGAGGATATGGTTGGAGGTATTGCTTACTTCCCCCTATCGCAAACCCAAAGGATAGAAACAAGCAGCTCATTTGCAAGATATTCATATAGGATTGATAACTATAACACGTACTATGATCTTAACTTTCAGAGTTCTGTGCTAAGAAAGGAAAGGGGCGTTGATCCTCCATCCTTTACAATTGGACGAACAGATTTTGCTTATGTTTTTGATAATTCAAGTTTCGGAATAGCCTCCCCTATGAAAGGGACTAGAACACGATTTGAAATTGAAAGAACCTATGGGAAATACAATTTTAACGGAGTTTTGGTTGATTTAAGAAAATACATATACAAGAAGCCCTTCTGCTTTGCTATGAGGGGTTACTACTACGGTAGGTTTGGTGTAGATAGCACCAGCAATTTTTACCCACTTAATGTTGCATACCCTTGGTTCATTCGGGGCTACGATAGAACATCCTTTTTAGAAGTTTCTTCACCCAACAGCGGGTATGTAACCTATAACCAGCTCCAAGGGCAGCAAATGGTAGTAGTAAATTTTGAGATAAGACTTCCTTTTACTGGGCCTGAAAGGCTAACTGTGCTAAAATCGAATTATTTCTATACCGAACTTGCCCTGTTTGCCGATGCCGGCCTTGCATGGGACAGCCAAAATTCTCCTGTTTTAAGATGGAAACCTAGAAACGCTGTTGAAAGGATTCCTGTTTTCAGCACAGGGGTAAGCTTAAGATTTAACCTATTCGGAATGCTTGTTATTGAGCCATTCTACGCAATACCCTATCAGCTCGGAGGAATAAAATCTGCATACATTGGGGTTAACTTCTTACCGGGATGGTAACCTATTGAGGCTAATTTCACGCTAAGTTCGCAAAGTTTTTCACAGAGTCCGCAAAGAATATGATTCATTAAATCAGTTTTTTGCGGTCTTTGTGTGTTTTGTGACTTCTTTGTGTTTTTTGTGGAATAGTTATTACGCAAAGGTTCACAAAGTATTACAAAGTTTCTCAAAGAATATCCCTTTAATTCCTGTTTACACAATATTCTTTACAAATTTGCCAGATTGACCCTACAATACGCCAGAACGTTTCTCAAGCTCGTTGGATTGATTCTGCAATTCGCCAAATCGATCCTGATAAGAGTTCCGAACTGGTACGCTAATTAACGTGAGTTCGATATAAGAAATGTAATAATGTGTTTATTTGCAGATATATATAATTATTTCATTGATTTAAATAAAATAAACTGATTGATATTTAGATTGATACATTGTTTTTTACGTTGAACTCACGTTAATTACTGAAAATTAGTTTGGTCTGTTCTCTTCGGATTTATCCCTTTGTGAGTAATTTAGTTACACTTTATAAGTAACACCAATGAATTTTGATATAACTAATCGAATTAATTAACGTATTCGTAACAAATTGTTATATAATTGACCTTGCTCGCTTTTAAATATTAAAAACATTTATTAAACTTGTACTCTTGAATATTGAAAACTTATTATTCAATAAATACTTGTTTATTATTTAATAATCAAATAATTAAATACAATATCAATAACCAATTTGCCAAACTATGAAGGATACCCCAATACCCTACGATGTAGTTAAGCAAAAAATTGCTGACTCAGGACTTACTAAAGTTGGTCGTGCAACGATTCGTGAGATTGTTCGGTTGGTAAATGAAATTGAAGCTGCTACCGGGAAAAAATATATTAGAATGGAGATGGGTGTTCCTGGATTGGAACCCAACCAAGTTGGCATTGAGGCCGAAATACAGGCTTTAAGAAATGGCGTTGCTTCAAAATACCCAATGATTGATGGTGTACCTACACTTAAAAAGGAAATATCCCGATTTGTAAAAAATTATATAAACATTGACGTTGAAGAAAAAAGTTGTATACCTACCGTTGGATCAATGCAAGGTGGTATGGCCTCGTTTCTTTTAACGAATCGATGCTATAAGGAAAAAGATACCATTCTATTTATTGATCCGGGGTTTCCAGTACAAAAGCAACAGCTTAAGGTGCTAGGAATGAAGTATGAAACATTTGATGTTTATAATCATAGGGGCGAAAAGCTTAGAGCTAAACTCGAAACTTTTCTTGAAAAAGGGAATATTTCTACTATCCTTTACTCAAATCCCAATAACCCATCGTGGATTTGCTTTACAGAAACTGAGCTTCAAATAATAGGCGAACTAGCAAACAAATACGATACTGTTGTAATTGAGGATTTAGCCTATTTTGCAATGGATTTTCGTAAGGATCTCTCAAAACCAGGAGAACCTCCTTACCAGCTAACCGTTGCTAACTATACTAAAAACTGGATTATGCTTATCTCCAGTTCAAAGGCATTTTCATATGCTGGTCAGCGCATAGGTTGCATGGTAGTTAGCAATGAATTATACTCAAGACGTTTCCCCGATTTAAAACGCTTTTTCGCATCCGATGAATTTGGGTATGCAATGATTTATGGTGCAGTATACTCTTTATCATCAGGAACATGCCATTCCGCACAGTACGGGCTTGCAGCAATGCTAAAAGCTGCTAATGATGGTACATTCAACTTTGTTGAATCCGTTAGGGAGTATGGCGAAAAAGCCAAAATCATGAAGAAACTCTTTATTGATAATGGTTTCCAATTAGTTTACGATATGGATGAGGATAAACCATTAGCTGATGGTTTCTACTTTACAATTTCATACCCCGGGTTTAGTGGTGAAGATCTAATTGATGAGCTATTGTTTTATGGAATTAGCGCAATTTCTTTGCTAATAACTGGCAGCGAAAGAATAGAGGGACTTCGAGCTTGTGTTTCTCAAGTTCAACGCACTCAATTCGAAGACCTTGAAAATCGCTTAAAGAAATTCAATCATGATCATCCTGTAAAATAGTTTATTTTTAACATAAAATCTCTCAAAATAACTCACTATGGCAAAAGTAAAAGGTGCAATTAAAGTTGATGTTGAAAAATGCAAAGGGTGCAGTCTTTGTGTTGTAGTTTGCCCCTCCAAGGTTATTGCTCTTGCAAAGGAAGTAAATGGCAAGGGTTATAATTATGCATACATGGCTAATCCAGAAGAATGTACAGGATGCACAAACTGTGCAATGGTTTGTCCAGATAGCGTTATCGATGTATATAGAGTTAAGGCCCAGGTTGGAGCTTAATCGGTAAAAATAAAAAACAAAAAAACACCCATTAAAAATGGCAGATTATAAATTAATGAAGGGAAACGAAGTCATCGCAGAGGCTGCAATACGCTTTGGCTGCGATGGATACTTTGGATACCCAATTACCCCACAGTCCGAAATTATGGAAACTCTTATGGTACGCAAACCATGGGAGGAGACTGGTATGGTTGTACTTCAAGCCGAGAGCGAAGTTGCAGCTATTAACATGGTATATGGCGGTGCTGCTTGCGGAAAAAAAGTAATGACATCATCATCAAGCCCTGGTATTAGCTTAAAGCAAGAAGGGATATCATATATTGCTGGCGCTGAACTACCATGTGTAATTGTTAACGTAGTTCGTGGAGGCCCAGGTTTAGGAACAATTCAGCCAGGACAAAGCGATTATTTCCAAGCCACAAAAGGTGGAGGACATGGCGATTATAGATTAATTGTACTTGCCCCTGCATCGGTTCAGGAGATGAACGATTTTGTTGGTCTTGGATTCGACCTTGCATTTCAATACCGTAACCCTATTATGATACTATCTGACGGTGTTATTGGTCAGATGATGGAAAAAGTTCAACTTGGTGAATTCAAACCACGTTGGACCAATGAGGAGATTATAAAAATGCATGGATCTTGGGCAACAACAGGAAAACCCTCGGATCGTGAACGTAATATCATAACATCGCTTGAACTGGATTCTAGCCGTCAGGAGAAATTCAATCATAAGCTCATCGAGAAATATAAAACTATATCTGAAAAAGAGGTACGTTTTGAGAAGATTGCTTGTGACGATGCTGAATATCTATTTATAGCTTACGGTTCATCAAGTCGTATCTGCCAAAAAGCAATTGAAATTGCTCGCGAAAAGGGTATTAAAGTTGGATTACTTCGACCAATAACCTTATTCCCATTCCCTACAAAACAGATTCAGGCGATGCTTAAGCAGGTAAAAGGAATTCTAACAGTTGAGATGAGCGCTGGACAAATGATTGAGGATGTTCGTTTAGCAGTTGAAGGTAAGGTTCCAGTTGAACATTTTGGTCGTTTAGGCGGAATGATTCCTTCACCAAATGAAGCAGTACAAGCGTTGGAAGATCAAATTATTAAAGGTAAATAGTCATGGCAGATATCAATGAAATAATAAAGGAAGAGAATCTGGTTTATAGTAAATCAAAAGTTCTTACCGATACTGTAATGTCGTACTGCCCTGGTTGTACCCATGGTGTTGTACATAAGTTGATTGCAGAGGTTATTGAGGAAATGAATATTCAGGAAAAAACCATTGGGGTTTGCCCTGTAGGTTGTTCTGTTCTTGCCTATAAATTTTTGGATATTGACATGCAACAAGCTTCTCACGGTCGTGCTCCAGCTGTAGCTACTGCGGTTTCCAGACTAAGACCCGATAAGTACGTATTTGCTTATCAAGGTGATGGCGACCTAGCATCTATAGGAACAGGTGAAATTATTCATGCATGTAACCGTGGCGAGAACATTGTTGTTATCTTCATAAACAATGGAATCTACGGGATGACAGGCGGTCAAATGGCACCAACCTCCCTAATAGGAATGCCTACATCAACATCACCCTATGGTCGTGATGCTAAACTTGCTGGGAATCCATTAAAAATAACCGAGTTAATTGCTCAGCTTCCTGGAACCACCTTTGTTACCCGTCAGGCTGCCCATACACCTGCCGCTGTTCGTAAATGTAAAAAAGCTATTCTTAAAGCTTTTGAGAATGTTGGCAATAAAAAGGGAACTTCGTTTATTGAGGTTGTATCTACTTGCAGCTCAGGCTGGAAACTTTCTCCCGTTAAATCGAACGAGTGGATGGTTGAGCACATGCTACCATTCTATCAACTTGGCGATCTTAAGGACGAATAATTAATGGTTTTAAGGTTGAATCAATAAAAACGAAGATAACAATGACAGAAGAAATTATAATAGCAGGATTTGGCGGACAAGGTGTTCTATCCATGGGTAAAATACTTGCCTATTCAGGAATTATGCAGGATCAGGAAGTATCCTGGATGCCTTCGTATGGCCCTGAAATGCGTGGTGGAACAGCCAACGTTACCGTAATCCTTAGCGATACTCGCATTAGCTCACCAATCCTTATGGAGTATGATACAGCCATTATACTTAACCAGCAATCAATGGATAAGTTTGAGAAGTCTGTAAAAAAAGGTGGTACGTTAATTTATGATCCAAATGGTATTACCCGCCATCCAGATCGTAAGGATATAAAGATTTTCAAGGTTGAGGCTGCTGAAGAAGCCGCTAAAATGCAGAGCGCAAAATCATTTAACATGCTAGTACTTGGCGCTTTCCTTAAAATTAAACCCATTGTGAAGATGGATAACGTTATTAAAGGTTTAAAGAAATCGCTCCCCGAAAGACATCACCATTTAATTCCAATGAATGAAAAAGCGATAACCCGTGGAATGGAAATAATTGTTGAAGTTAAATAGTTGCCGACCACACATTTCTTTCAGAAAACCCTGCATTTATGCGGGGTTTTTTGTTATGAAAAAAATTGAATGTTAAATGTTTTATTAATTCCAAAAATTTGAAAATAGATATAATTGTTTAACTTCGTTACTGGTTTTAAATACAGATTTTAATTTGAGGAATTGTATAGTAAACCTATCGAAGAATGCGATTAAACAAAAATAAATGCAGCTAGTTGAAAAGTGAAAAAATTATTAGGGAATGGTTTGGCAGTGTGTTTGGATTTTTCAGGTTATATCAACGGTGCAATAACGATGTGAATAAAAAAAATATTCTATAATTTTATAAATAGGAGATGATTTTTTAAATTAATAACTTTAGCTTTAAATTAAATCAACATGAAGTATTTGAAAAATTTAGTAACAGTATCGTTTGCAATTACAATAGTTTTAGGTGCGTGTACAAAGGATGAATACGCTCTCAATAAAATGAACTCGAATGAACAGCACGGTAAAAAGAGTTCGATTGCACAACCAAGCGAAGGGCTTATGTCATTGGGTAATCAATTAGAAGACCCTTACGCCCTAAAGAACATGAAAAAAGCATATTCGAATTTGAAGGCTGCCAACCCCAGCTTGCCTGATGTTAATATTCAGCCAACACATTTATACATGCGTTTTTTACCCAGCACTGAGGAAGAATTGAGTTTGCTCAAATCTGATACTTCGTTGGTTCTGTATGATTACCCCTTGAACTTTGAAATTACCACTTCAGGTACATACTACCATGACCCATCAATACCCGAAACGGCTATAACCTGGCAGTACTGCGTTATACCCATTAAGCATAGCATTCCTAACGTTCCTCACGAATTGCTCTACGAGGTATATATCCCTGATGATGATATTGTCAACACAAAGGGTTCGCCAGAGGTAAATCAGCTTTTGCTCGACATGGAAACCGAATCCGTAAACTTAACTGGTAATATGCCTAAGGGTATATTACCATCCAAATGGACACCGAAAGGAACTATTCTGGTTTGGGACGATATTTTAACCACAACCACCTACACGCAAGTTTTTGACCACTGGGAGTACTACGATTGTAGCCAAGCTGCTCCTCTTCAACAAGCAAATGCAACAAATCCAGCAAAACATATAATGCAAATGGCTCCTGTTGATCCAATCGACCCAACACAATGTCAACGCGCAGTATATCGCACCGTGGCTACTACAACCCAAGGCCGATATATTCCTCTTGTAGGTGCCAGTGTTCATGCCCGATGGTTTGTTCATATTGAAACTGATTTGACCGATGCCAATGGGTATTTCCAAACCAGCCGATTCAGGTATGAAGTTAACTATGCTATAAAGTGGGAAAGATCACACTACGACATTAGGAATGGAATGTTCTTGCAGGCATGGTATAATGGGCCCAAACAGAAAGGCGACTGGAATTTAAATATAAAAGGGGGCAAATCAATAATGTTTGCAACTATGCACCGTGCCGCTTGCAAACATTTTTATGGGGATAATCTAGGTCTAAACAGACCAACACTCAACTACGGAGGAAAAACAAAAATATGTTATAGGGATGGTGTGGGTACAGGTGTATTCTGGGGTGATTGGAGTACTTCTGGTATATTACCCGATATTCAGGTTTGGGGGAAGGATCAATATGGTTATAGACCTACACAAGAAATCTTTGGAACAACCGCCCACGAACTTGGACATCAGGCACATTCCCAGAATCTAGGCAATATACAGTACTGGCAGGTATCAAAGATTATCTATGAGAGCTGGGCGGATGCCGTTGAGTGGGCACTATCGAATGATGAATACCATTACTGGGGGAATAGATTTGGTATTGCCGTGGGTATTAACTATAATCACCCTTATAACAAACATGATATTTGGCCTTTTGTGGATGATAAAGCATATTCACCTATTTTTATTGACTTAATGGATGATAATAATCAGAGGACATTGAGTTCAAGACTTCCTAATGATTTAATTAAAGGTTATACCCTATCATATGTGAATTGGTATATTTTAAGGAATTCTTATGGCATAAGCAGTTTGTTCAATGAAGTTAAAAACCATAAGATTACGGGGGTAACAGATACTCAAATAAATGAACTGTTTGCTTTATATTGGTAATAATTAATTCGAACACATCAAATGCATTATGCATTTGACGGTTTCTCAATAAAAATATAAAATTATGAAACGTTTAATAGTAATTATAATAAGTATAATTGGCACAATAACTTTATCTTGCATAAAGGAGTATGAAACCTCAATTGATTTTTGTGTGAAAAATGCTTCTGGACATGATGTGAGTTTGTTTGTATCCAAATCAGATATTGAATTTGGTCATATTACTGACACTATCCTTGCGATACCAAATGAAGCAGAGTTTGTTTATAACCACTCAGAGAAAGGGAAGGGAAGTGGTGAATACGTTTTTCCCTTTGGATTTCATTCTGATTCTGCCTGTATTACCTTTGATGATGGTTTACGATTGATTTACCTAAGAGAAGACATTGTTCCACGGAATATTTTGCACAAAGAGAGTTACATAGGTGGAAAGGTGAGCGAAAGGCATGGTCTTTACCACTACCAATACACTTACACCATCACTGAGGCTGATTATATTAATGCAGAAAAATAATTAACTGAACACAGCCGAAGTTAAATTTAAACTGGGTTGAAATAAAGATAGGGAAGTAAACCCTGATAATTAGGATTTGCATTCCGAGTTTCTGTTAATTATAATCATATTTATAATACT
It encodes the following:
- a CDS encoding 2-oxoacid:acceptor oxidoreductase family protein yields the protein MTEEIIIAGFGGQGVLSMGKILAYSGIMQDQEVSWMPSYGPEMRGGTANVTVILSDTRISSPILMEYDTAIILNQQSMDKFEKSVKKGGTLIYDPNGITRHPDRKDIKIFKVEAAEEAAKMQSAKSFNMLVLGAFLKIKPIVKMDNVIKGLKKSLPERHHHLIPMNEKAITRGMEIIVEVK